In one Sneathia sanguinegens genomic region, the following are encoded:
- a CDS encoding ABC transporter permease, whose amino-acid sequence MLLFAIIISCFILFILCILKTGTDEKNLKNYGSYPDEVQRQIELIEEYKGKFKKKDKFATWILNFFIFTIIFFFLGLFIRKTKFLYNFIQLIILGEILNVFDLVIIDLLWWRNTKRIRLVKIQQKELYQNPKKHIEAFKRAVLMYFFIALLDGYILTLF is encoded by the coding sequence ATGCTTTTATTTGCAATTATTATTTCCTGTTTCATTCTTTTTATACTATGTATTTTAAAAACTGGAACAGATGAGAAAAATTTAAAAAATTATGGATCTTATCCAGATGAGGTGCAAAGACAAATAGAATTAATTGAAGAATATAAAGGTAAATTTAAGAAAAAGGATAAATTTGCTACATGGATTTTAAATTTTTTCATATTTACCATAATATTTTTCTTTTTAGGTCTTTTCATTCGTAAGACAAAGTTTTTATATAATTTTATACAACTAATAATTTTAGGAGAAATTTTAAATGTTTTTGACCTCGTAATTATTGACTTATTATGGTGGAGAAATACAAAGCGTATAAGGTTAGTGAAAATACAACAAAAAGAGCTTTATCAGAATCCAAAAAAACATATTGAAGCATTCAAAAGAGCAGTTCTTATGTACTTCTTTATTGCACTTCTTGATGGGTATATATTAACTTTGTTTTAA
- a CDS encoding ComEC/Rec2 family competence protein translates to MKVKILLLFILIYPIYLYLNTYKGNEEIVSKGVYVDGNNMIVKKINGKLLIKKQLLSNEYEIKGAGSYTLYFKDNEVIAIKESRFNIFRRLLDKRLKNIFSKEIYKFSKAIFLNEKYYLEKDIKIKFRLLGLSHLLAISGLHFTLIYTFAQRALYFLDFRIKEIFCLVILTIYVFTVGFVPSISRAYQMLFFLILAKICYESISTKKAYFLSFAFSFLYNPYQIGEISFVLSYVASFCTIFLEEKNLLLKNLYTQLILTPFTWIYFKKIYVFSFLINIVAIPLFTILIYLLVLTLIFPNFILIKLTEEFFYSLFKILQFFTLEF, encoded by the coding sequence ATGAAAGTTAAAATTCTATTACTATTTATTTTAATATATCCCATATATCTATACTTAAATACCTACAAAGGAAATGAAGAAATTGTAAGTAAAGGGGTATATGTAGATGGGAATAATATGATAGTAAAAAAAATAAATGGAAAGCTATTAATAAAAAAACAATTACTTAGTAATGAATATGAGATAAAGGGTGCAGGAAGCTACACCCTTTATTTCAAAGATAATGAAGTAATTGCCATAAAAGAAAGTAGATTTAATATATTTAGAAGACTTTTGGATAAAAGATTAAAAAATATATTCAGTAAAGAAATCTATAAATTTTCAAAAGCAATATTTTTAAATGAAAAATATTATTTAGAAAAGGATATAAAAATAAAGTTTAGACTGTTAGGTCTAAGCCATTTATTAGCCATATCGGGTCTACATTTCACATTAATTTATACTTTCGCTCAAAGAGCATTGTATTTTCTTGATTTTAGAATAAAAGAAATTTTTTGTTTGGTGATATTAACAATATATGTGTTCACTGTTGGCTTTGTGCCGTCAATTTCAAGAGCATATCAAATGCTATTTTTTTTGATACTTGCTAAAATTTGCTATGAAAGTATTTCCACAAAAAAAGCATATTTTCTATCTTTTGCATTCTCTTTTTTATATAATCCCTACCAAATAGGTGAAATTAGTTTTGTATTGTCATATGTTGCAAGTTTTTGCACAATCTTTTTAGAAGAAAAAAATTTATTATTAAAAAATCTCTATACACAATTAATATTAACGCCTTTTACCTGGATATATTTTAAAAAGATATATGTTTTTTCATTTCTTATTAATATCGTAGCAATTCCTTTGTTTACTATTTTAATTTATCTTTTGGTACTCACATTAATATTTCCTAACTTTATTCTAATTAAATTAACAGAAGAGTTTTTTTATTCTTTATTTAAAATATTACAATTTTTTACTCTTGAGTTTTAA
- a CDS encoding type II secretion system protein: MKKNYGFTLVELIIVISLISLTSFFIITNYNRSINRARSYNIKNKIINTMNYLQKKSNVDEKMYEIVFNLDNNKIEYIGNTLKLDDRFIYETNNVEHNFTRKITKKGNIDRGFTIIIKDKKSKKIYDRLSYNTTNGLNIAVLSNES; the protein is encoded by the coding sequence ATGAAGAAAAATTATGGTTTTACTTTGGTTGAGCTTATAATTGTAATTTCTCTTATTTCTTTAACAAGTTTTTTTATTATCACAAACTATAACCGTAGTATTAATAGGGCAAGAAGCTATAATATAAAAAATAAAATAATTAATACTATGAACTATTTGCAAAAAAAATCTAATGTAGATGAAAAAATGTATGAAATTGTTTTTAATTTGGATAATAATAAAATAGAATATATAGGAAATACTTTAAAATTAGATGATAGATTCATATATGAAACAAATAATGTTGAGCATAATTTCACAAGAAAAATAACAAAAAAAGGGAATATTGACAGAGGATTTACAATAATAATCAAAGATAAAAAATCTAAAAAAATTTATGATAGACTGAGCTATAATACAACCAATGGGTTGAATATTGCAGTATTATCAAATGAAAGTTAA
- the nifJ gene encoding pyruvate:ferredoxin (flavodoxin) oxidoreductase: MKTMDGNQAAAYIAYAFTELAAIYPITPSSTMSEYIDEWASQNKKNIFGQTVKLIEMQSEAGAAAVVHGALQSGALATTFTASQGLLLKIPNMFKISGELLPGVIHIASRSISTHALSIFCDHQDVYSARTTGFAILASGSVQEIMDIAPVAHLSTIKGRIPFMHFFDGFRTSHEIQKINEISYSDLEKLVDYEELKKFRKRSLNPEKPVTRGTSQTEDIFFQARESQNLFYEKLPDIVAEYMGKIKKVTGREYKPFMFYGAEDAEYIIIAMGSVTQTIKEVVDYLNEKGKKVGLITVHLYRPFSKKYLFSVVPKTVKKIAVLDRTKEPGASDPLYLDIRNAFYDSELKPEIVGGRYGLSSKNTGPSHILSVFENLFQKESKNDFTIGIIDDVTFKSLNENKEFYLEKKEIECLFYGLGSDGTVSANKNSIKILGEHTDYYVQGFFSYDSKKEGGLTRSYLRISKKEINAPYLIERPYFVSCSSFAYLSKYDLLENIKEGGIFLLNTLYNKESIVEKLPDDFKKKLAEKKIRLYIINATKLSYELKMGTKINTIMQSAFFYLINIIDYEQAKKYMKFYADKVYSKKGLEFVQRNYEAIDLGDKVVEVKVDENWKNLNLLMKEMKLSTFMQKLMNPINSLKGSEIPVSAFRGFEDGTFLPGSSALEKRNIASQVPHWIPEACIQCNQCSFVCPHATIRPFLLDDEELKKVPNVIQTLKPVGRGMENYRFVIQVSPEDCTGCTACVDICPTKALVMKPTNEEIENGTAENARYIYEKVKYKDKLLPKTSVKGSQFAKPLFEFSGACAGCGETPYIKLLTQLYGDRMVVANATGCSSIYSASAPSTAFTTNECGRGPAWASSLFEDNAEYGYGLFEGSEAVRRELLQDISQVINEKSASIELIEAFEQFIENQTDENADKARELLEKERMNSDLLQKIYDLKQYMLKKSIWIIGGDGWAYDIGFGGLDHVLASGVNVNVLVLDTEVYSNTGGQASKATPLGGIAKFAAKGKRTNKKDLAALMMTYENVYVAKVAMGANQNQTIRAFKEAYEYDGPSLIIAYCPCIEHGQKGGLSSQSEEKLAVEVGYWNLLRFNPSLIEKGKNPLQIDFKKPNFEKYREFLMNENRFVRLVNEDPKEAEEILEANKKDAIKRFGYYERLSKLDY, from the coding sequence ATGAAAACTATGGACGGTAATCAAGCCGCCGCATATATTGCATATGCTTTTACAGAACTTGCAGCTATTTATCCTATTACTCCTTCATCTACAATGTCTGAATATATAGATGAATGGGCTTCACAAAATAAGAAGAATATTTTTGGGCAAACAGTAAAATTAATTGAAATGCAATCAGAAGCAGGAGCAGCAGCTGTTGTACATGGTGCATTGCAATCAGGAGCTTTAGCAACAACATTTACAGCATCGCAAGGGTTATTACTTAAAATTCCAAACATGTTTAAAATATCTGGAGAATTGTTACCGGGTGTTATTCATATAGCATCTCGTAGCATTTCAACTCATGCCTTATCAATCTTTTGCGATCATCAAGATGTATATAGTGCAAGGACAACAGGTTTTGCAATTCTAGCGAGTGGTTCAGTACAAGAAATAATGGATATTGCACCAGTTGCACATTTGTCAACCATAAAGGGTAGAATTCCTTTTATGCACTTTTTTGATGGTTTCAGAACTTCACATGAAATACAAAAAATTAATGAAATATCCTATTCTGATTTAGAAAAATTAGTTGATTACGAAGAATTAAAAAAATTTAGAAAAAGAAGTTTGAATCCTGAAAAACCAGTTACAAGGGGTACATCACAAACTGAAGATATTTTCTTTCAAGCAAGAGAATCACAAAATTTATTTTATGAAAAATTACCCGATATTGTAGCAGAATATATGGGGAAAATAAAAAAAGTAACTGGAAGAGAATATAAGCCATTTATGTTTTATGGGGCAGAAGATGCAGAGTATATAATAATTGCAATGGGCTCAGTTACTCAAACTATAAAAGAAGTAGTAGATTATTTAAATGAAAAGGGGAAAAAAGTAGGACTTATTACTGTTCACTTATATAGACCATTTTCAAAAAAATACCTATTTTCAGTTGTTCCAAAGACAGTTAAAAAAATAGCTGTTCTTGATAGAACCAAGGAACCAGGTGCTTCTGATCCTTTATATCTAGATATTAGAAATGCCTTTTATGATTCAGAATTAAAACCTGAAATAGTTGGTGGAAGATATGGTTTATCATCAAAAAATACAGGTCCTAGTCATATACTTAGTGTTTTTGAAAATCTATTTCAAAAAGAATCTAAAAATGATTTTACCATTGGTATAATTGATGATGTAACCTTTAAATCTCTTAATGAAAATAAGGAATTTTATCTTGAAAAAAAAGAAATAGAATGTCTTTTTTATGGTTTAGGTTCAGATGGTACAGTAAGTGCTAATAAGAATAGTATAAAGATATTAGGAGAACATACGGACTATTATGTTCAAGGTTTTTTTTCATACGATTCCAAAAAAGAGGGTGGCTTAACTAGATCATATTTAAGAATTTCTAAAAAAGAAATTAATGCACCATATTTAATTGAAAGACCATACTTTGTAAGCTGTTCAAGTTTTGCATATTTGTCAAAATATGACTTGCTAGAGAATATAAAGGAGGGTGGAATTTTTCTATTAAATACACTATATAACAAGGAAAGTATAGTTGAAAAATTACCAGATGATTTTAAGAAAAAATTAGCAGAAAAAAAGATTAGACTATATATAATAAATGCAACAAAATTATCATATGAATTGAAGATGGGAACAAAAATAAATACCATAATGCAATCAGCTTTCTTCTATTTAATTAATATAATTGATTATGAACAAGCAAAGAAATATATGAAATTTTATGCAGACAAGGTATATTCAAAAAAAGGTCTTGAATTTGTACAAAGAAACTATGAAGCAATTGACTTGGGTGATAAGGTAGTTGAGGTTAAGGTAGATGAAAATTGGAAAAATTTAAATTTACTTATGAAAGAGATGAAATTATCAACTTTTATGCAAAAATTAATGAATCCGATAAATTCACTTAAGGGTTCAGAAATACCAGTTTCAGCTTTTAGAGGCTTTGAAGATGGTACTTTTTTACCAGGTTCAAGTGCATTAGAAAAAAGAAATATTGCAAGTCAAGTTCCACATTGGATACCTGAGGCTTGTATACAATGTAATCAATGTTCTTTTGTCTGTCCGCATGCAACAATTAGACCATTTTTACTAGATGATGAAGAATTGAAAAAAGTACCTAATGTAATACAAACTTTAAAACCTGTAGGAAGAGGAATGGAAAATTATAGATTTGTTATACAAGTATCTCCTGAAGATTGTACGGGTTGTACAGCTTGTGTAGATATCTGCCCTACAAAGGCCTTGGTAATGAAGCCAACTAATGAAGAAATAGAGAATGGTACAGCAGAAAATGCAAGATATATTTATGAAAAAGTTAAATACAAGGATAAACTATTACCTAAGACTTCGGTCAAAGGTTCACAATTTGCAAAACCTTTATTTGAGTTTTCAGGGGCTTGTGCAGGTTGTGGTGAAACACCATATATTAAACTTTTAACACAGTTATATGGAGATAGAATGGTAGTAGCTAATGCTACCGGTTGTTCATCAATATATAGTGCCTCAGCTCCTTCAACAGCATTTACAACTAATGAATGTGGAAGAGGACCAGCATGGGCATCATCATTATTTGAAGATAATGCAGAATATGGTTATGGTCTATTTGAAGGAAGTGAAGCTGTAAGAAGAGAATTATTACAAGATATATCTCAAGTTATTAATGAAAAAAGTGCTAGTATAGAGTTGATAGAAGCATTTGAACAATTTATTGAAAATCAAACTGATGAAAATGCTGATAAGGCTCGAGAATTGTTAGAAAAAGAAAGAATGAATAGTGACTTATTACAAAAAATATATGATTTGAAGCAATATATGCTTAAAAAATCTATATGGATAATAGGAGGTGATGGTTGGGCATATGATATTGGTTTTGGAGGCTTAGATCATGTGTTAGCTAGTGGAGTAAATGTTAATGTATTAGTTTTAGATACAGAAGTATATTCAAATACAGGTGGTCAAGCTTCAAAGGCGACACCTTTGGGTGGAATTGCGAAGTTTGCAGCAAAAGGTAAAAGAACTAATAAAAAAGATTTGGCTGCACTAATGATGACTTATGAAAATGTCTATGTAGCAAAAGTTGCTATGGGAGCTAATCAAAATCAAACTATAAGGGCTTTTAAAGAAGCATATGAATATGATGGACCATCATTAATAATAGCATATTGTCCTTGTATAGAACATGGGCAAAAAGGTGGTTTATCTAGTCAAAGTGAAGAAAAATTAGCTGTTGAAGTTGGTTATTGGAATCTACTTAGATTTAACCCGAGCTTAATTGAAAAGGGTAAAAACCCCCTACAAATAGATTTCAAAAAACCAAATTTTGAAAAATACAGGGAATTTTTAATGAATGAAAATAGATTTGTTCGTCTAGTTAATGAAGATCCGAAAGAAGCTGAAGAAATTTTGGAAGCTAATAAAAAGGATGCTATAAAAAGATTTGGCTACTATGAAAGATTATCAAAACTAGATTATTAG
- a CDS encoding ImmA/IrrE family metallo-endopeptidase yields MIEEVVRYSKKLKNEYSSIEELLDENDIILIEDEYINELEAYTIKIRNKDFIVINKKIRGLERNFIICHEIYHILKHDIDSRCFSRIRGNDRCEIEANIFSIFFLGIQNYISTNTKISKIINQTINTISSSCFF; encoded by the coding sequence ATGATAGAAGAAGTAGTTCGTTATTCTAAGAAACTCAAAAATGAGTATTCAAGTATAGAAGAGTTACTAGATGAAAATGATATTATTTTAATAGAAGATGAATATATAAATGAACTTGAAGCATATACTATTAAAATACGAAATAAAGATTTTATAGTTATAAATAAAAAAATTCGAGGATTAGAAAGAAACTTTATTATCTGTCACGAAATATATCACATTTTAAAGCACGATATAGATAGTAGGTGCTTTAGCAGGATAAGAGGAAATGATAGATGTGAAATAGAAGCTAATATTTTTTCTATATTCTTTTTAGGTATACAGAACTATATATCTACAAATACAAAAATTTCAAAAATAATAAATCAAACAATAAATACAATAAGTTCAAGTTGTTTTTTCTAA
- a CDS encoding helix-turn-helix domain-containing protein: MNVGDRIKEKRKAKKMTLAELGEKLGLQKSTLSKYEKNLINIPSDKLEKIAYVLNTSPQYLLGFEEDYDFVDTSMLNEEQNKELETILSTNNIMFFKGNIANLENKEMLRKSITKVYIKMLKDNNEI; encoded by the coding sequence ATGAATGTCGGAGATAGAATAAAAGAAAAAAGAAAGGCTAAGAAAATGACCTTAGCAGAATTAGGTGAAAAACTTGGCTTACAGAAGTCAACACTATCTAAATATGAAAAAAATTTAATAAATATACCTAGTGATAAATTAGAAAAAATAGCCTATGTACTTAATACAAGCCCTCAATATTTGTTAGGCTTTGAAGAGGATTATGACTTTGTGGATACAAGTATGCTTAATGAAGAGCAAAATAAAGAATTAGAAACAATATTATCAACTAATAATATTATGTTTTTTAAAGGAAATATAGCTAATTTAGAAAATAAAGAAATGCTTCGTAAATCTATAACAAAGGTATATATAAAAATGCTAAAGGATAATAATGAAATATGA
- the rsmH gene encoding 16S rRNA (cytosine(1402)-N(4))-methyltransferase RsmH codes for MYHKPVLYNEVIENMIKPEYNIYVDCTLGGGGHSEGILKNSKAKLIAIDQDDEAIKFSTKRLEKYSDRVKIFKNNFSNLKYVLYMAGYDKVDAILMDIGVSSNQLDKIDRGFSYKKEAFLDMRMNKEKELTAYEIVNKFTEEEIANIIFKYGQEPKARRIARYICKYREENEIKTTTQLAELVIRAIGKSMKKHPAKRTFQALRIYVNNELEVLEKTIDDAIELLNKGGRLLIITFHSLEDKIVKEKFRYYENPCTCPKDIPICVCKKKSYGKIINKKAIVASDSELESNNRAHSAQLRIFERI; via the coding sequence ATGTATCATAAACCTGTGTTATATAACGAAGTTATTGAAAATATGATTAAACCAGAGTATAACATATATGTTGACTGTACCTTAGGTGGTGGTGGTCATTCTGAAGGAATACTTAAAAATAGTAAAGCTAAGTTGATTGCTATAGATCAGGATGATGAAGCTATTAAATTTTCAACAAAAAGATTAGAAAAATATTCAGATAGAGTTAAAATATTCAAGAATAATTTTAGTAATTTAAAATATGTTTTGTATATGGCTGGCTATGATAAAGTTGATGCTATTTTAATGGATATAGGTGTTTCATCTAATCAATTAGATAAAATAGACAGAGGATTTTCATATAAGAAGGAAGCCTTTCTTGATATGAGAATGAATAAGGAAAAAGAACTTACAGCATATGAAATAGTTAATAAATTTACTGAAGAAGAAATAGCAAATATAATATTTAAATATGGTCAAGAGCCGAAAGCTAGAAGAATAGCAAGATATATTTGTAAGTATAGAGAAGAAAATGAAATTAAAACAACTACACAATTAGCAGAATTGGTTATAAGAGCAATAGGAAAGTCAATGAAGAAACATCCAGCTAAGAGAACATTTCAAGCACTTAGAATATATGTTAATAATGAACTAGAGGTTCTAGAAAAAACAATTGATGATGCTATAGAATTACTTAATAAGGGTGGAAGATTATTGATAATTACATTTCATTCATTAGAAGATAAGATAGTTAAGGAAAAATTCAGATATTATGAAAATCCTTGTACTTGTCCTAAGGATATACCAATTTGTGTGTGTAAAAAAAAATCATATGGAAAAATTATTAATAAAAAAGCCATAGTAGCAAGCGATTCTGAATTAGAAAGTAATAATAGAGCACATTCAGCTCAACTTAGAATATTTGAAAGGATTTAA
- the mraZ gene encoding division/cell wall cluster transcriptional repressor MraZ, with amino-acid sequence MAKSGDFMFSGEYNCKIDSKGRITFPSKLRDQLEGTTFFITRGLERCIDLFTEEVWNEKIKKLSKLSMTNPKQRAYLRIFLSAATELTFDSQGRISIPKALKEYANMKKEITVTGINDRIEIWDTETWNVYLGESVLNYVEIAASLED; translated from the coding sequence GTGGCGAAAAGTGGTGATTTTATGTTTTCAGGGGAATATAATTGTAAAATTGATAGTAAAGGAAGAATTACTTTTCCGTCAAAATTAAGAGATCAACTAGAAGGAACTACTTTTTTTATCACAAGAGGTTTGGAAAGATGTATTGATTTATTTACAGAAGAAGTGTGGAATGAAAAAATAAAAAAATTATCAAAACTTAGTATGACAAATCCAAAACAAAGAGCTTATTTGAGAATATTTTTATCAGCAGCTACAGAGCTAACTTTTGATTCGCAAGGAAGAATAAGTATACCAAAGGCACTTAAGGAATATGCAAATATGAAAAAAGAAATTACAGTTACAGGTATAAATGATAGAATTGAAATTTGGGATACTGAAACTTGGAATGTATATCTTGGAGAATCAGTGTTGAATTATGTAGAAATAGCAGCAAGCTTAGAAGATTAG
- a CDS encoding helix-turn-helix transcriptional regulator yields the protein MYSSDSITRYNEEKSISIQARILENNKECLYISDKLLYIIEGKAKMKINNREYSIEKATIVIISPYSIVEIFDIEKPLNYIILSYNKLHLKNILNNINNTDMKIFDIVNKYDISKLNYEYANKVKKIMLEIREEIGDESILELDIDKDKDKLTTLKVVIKIVELLIEITRNLNSKKQKTSLSLSQTIIKYIYAHSSEKLSIMKLATIFFMSEAEVREHIDKFSSLTFKEILYKIRLQKTKELLLYTELNLDEIAETVGFVDGSHITKIWKLKKNMTPAVYRQIYKTSLFNITKEDKNVAFEIIDYLINNYNKELDVQNISKLFGLNEIKLNKLLLLYVDKNFNSFLNYTRINRSCELLLNTNKSIIDICFLVGYNNIKTFNNNFKKYKNITPTEFKNSLV from the coding sequence ATGTATAGTAGTGATAGTATTACAAGATATAATGAAGAAAAAAGCATAAGCATACAGGCTAGAATATTAGAAAATAATAAAGAGTGTTTGTATATTAGTGATAAATTGCTTTACATAATAGAAGGTAAGGCAAAAATGAAAATAAATAATAGGGAATATTCAATTGAAAAAGCTACAATTGTAATTATTAGTCCCTACAGTATAGTAGAAATTTTTGATATAGAAAAACCTTTGAATTATATTATACTATCATATAACAAATTACATTTAAAAAATATTTTAAATAATATAAATAATACAGATATGAAAATATTTGATATTGTTAATAAGTATGATATTAGTAAATTAAATTATGAGTATGCAAATAAAGTAAAAAAAATAATGCTTGAAATTAGAGAAGAAATAGGCGATGAAAGTATTTTAGAATTAGATATAGATAAAGATAAGGATAAGCTTACAACATTAAAGGTAGTAATAAAAATAGTAGAGTTATTAATAGAAATAACAAGAAATTTAAATTCAAAAAAGCAAAAAACAAGCCTTTCTCTTAGTCAGACTATTATAAAATATATTTATGCTCATTCTAGTGAGAAATTAAGTATTATGAAACTTGCTACGATATTTTTTATGAGTGAAGCTGAGGTAAGAGAACATATAGATAAATTCTCTTCTTTAACTTTTAAAGAAATATTATATAAAATTAGATTACAAAAAACTAAAGAATTGTTACTTTATACAGAATTGAATTTAGATGAAATAGCAGAAACTGTCGGCTTTGTAGATGGATCGCATATTACAAAAATTTGGAAATTAAAGAAAAATATGACACCAGCAGTGTATAGGCAAATATATAAGACATCGCTATTTAACATAACAAAAGAAGATAAAAATGTTGCCTTTGAAATAATTGATTATTTAATAAATAATTACAATAAAGAGTTAGATGTTCAGAATATATCAAAGTTATTTGGTTTAAATGAAATAAAATTAAATAAGTTACTTTTACTTTATGTAGATAAAAATTTTAATTCTTTCTTGAACTATACAAGAATTAATAGGTCTTGTGAGTTGTTGTTAAATACAAATAAATCAATAATAGATATATGCTTTTTGGTAGGATATAATAATATAAAAACATTTAATAATAATTTTAAAAAGTACAAAAATATAACACCAACAGAATTTAAAAATTCACTTGTTTGA
- a CDS encoding carbon starvation protein A produces the protein MYTFILSLVILILGYIFYGKYVDSVFGSDNSRKTPAISQPDGVDYVPLSTFKSLFIQFLNVVGTGPIFGAIAGVAFGPMAFVWIVLGCIFAGAVHDFFSGMLSVRSKGATVGEIVGENLGEFARQVMRVFSIILLVLVGVVFLTSPAQILTTLICGKMDNKIFNIFLVIIFLYYILATILPVDKLIGRLYPLFGLALFFMAVGISVSLIYMNLTGKYYTPEITELAKQINYNHKFTLFPFLFISIACGAISGFHATQSPIIARCIKTEADGRKVFYAAMIGEGIVATIWAAAAITLFGGTDHSLAAHLTGLAAAGKAPVVVNKVAKITLGSVGSVLAVLGVVAAPITSGDTAFRGARLAIADILKLDQKSIKNRYLIAIPLFVIGAILSQVDFNIIWRYFAWSNQTLAMIGLWSSSVWLMKRKKNYLITFIPAIFMTMVCITYIIIAPEGFVRFFSGASQTTILTVGAVIALIITIIGIVMFFKKKAEYSLNNKFIED, from the coding sequence ATGTATACATTTATTTTATCATTAGTTATCCTAATATTAGGGTACATATTTTATGGAAAATATGTAGACAGTGTGTTTGGTTCTGACAATTCAAGAAAAACACCTGCCATCTCACAACCTGATGGGGTTGATTATGTTCCATTATCAACATTTAAATCATTATTTATACAATTTTTAAATGTAGTAGGAACAGGACCTATATTTGGTGCAATAGCTGGAGTAGCATTTGGTCCAATGGCATTTGTATGGATAGTTTTAGGATGTATATTTGCAGGAGCAGTGCATGATTTCTTCAGTGGTATGTTATCTGTTAGAAGCAAAGGTGCAACAGTAGGTGAAATTGTTGGTGAAAACTTAGGAGAATTTGCAAGACAAGTAATGAGAGTCTTTTCAATAATTCTATTGGTTTTAGTTGGAGTTGTATTTTTAACTTCACCAGCACAAATATTAACAACTTTGATTTGTGGAAAAATGGATAATAAAATATTTAATATTTTCTTAGTAATAATATTCTTATACTATATTTTAGCAACTATTTTGCCAGTTGATAAATTGATTGGAAGATTGTATCCATTATTTGGACTAGCATTATTCTTTATGGCAGTTGGTATTTCAGTTTCATTAATTTATATGAATTTAACTGGAAAATATTATACACCAGAAATTACTGAATTAGCTAAACAAATTAATTATAACCATAAATTTACATTATTCCCATTCTTATTTATCTCTATTGCTTGTGGTGCTATAAGTGGATTCCATGCTACTCAATCACCTATAATAGCAAGATGTATAAAAACAGAAGCAGATGGTCGTAAAGTATTCTATGCAGCAATGATAGGTGAAGGAATTGTAGCTACAATATGGGCAGCAGCAGCAATAACTTTATTTGGTGGTACAGATCATTCATTAGCAGCACATTTGACAGGTTTGGCTGCAGCAGGTAAAGCACCAGTAGTAGTTAATAAGGTTGCAAAAATAACATTAGGTAGTGTAGGTTCAGTATTGGCAGTATTAGGAGTAGTTGCAGCACCAATAACTTCAGGAGATACAGCATTTAGAGGTGCAAGACTTGCTATAGCAGATATATTGAAATTAGATCAAAAATCTATTAAAAATAGATATTTAATAGCAATACCTTTATTTGTAATAGGTGCAATATTATCACAAGTAGATTTTAATATTATTTGGAGATATTTCGCATGGTCTAACCAAACATTAGCAATGATAGGACTATGGTCATCATCAGTATGGTTAATGAAGAGAAAGAAAAATTATTTAATAACATTTATACCTGCAATATTTATGACTATGGTTTGTATTACATATATAATAATAGCACCAGAAGGATTTGTAAGATTCTTTAGCGGAGCTAGCCAAACTACAATATTAACTGTAGGGGCTGTTATAGCATTGATTATAACAATTATAGGTATAGTAATGTTCTTTAAGAAAAAAGCAGAATATAGTTTAAACAACAAATTTATAGAAGATTAG
- a CDS encoding heavy-metal-associated domain-containing protein, translating to MKKTLFLSGMTCNDCADKISKYLFSLPEIEDVIVDLDTNQIEIELNSAISTDVLKSVIKSAGPFTLIDIK from the coding sequence ATGAAAAAAACTTTATTTTTATCTGGCATGACTTGTAATGACTGTGCTGATAAAATTTCTAAATATTTATTCAGTTTACCAGAAATTGAAGATGTTATAGTCGATCTTGATACAAATCAAATTGAAATTGAATTAAATTCTGCAATATCTACAGATGTTTTAAAATCAGTAATAAAATCAGCTGGTCCTTTTACTTTAATTGATATAAAATAG